One genomic segment of Anaerobiospirillum thomasii includes these proteins:
- the glgC gene encoding glucose-1-phosphate adenylyltransferase: protein MDNPRDVARDTMALVLAGGRGSRLRMLTDYRAKPGVFFGGKFRIIDFALSNCVNSGITRIGVVTQYKSHSLLRHLQAGWSFLRGQFNEFIDLLPAQQRVDEEHWYQGTADAVFQNVDIIKNHRPKYIVVLAGDHIYKMDYTAMVMDHIRHGKRVTVACIPIPRKDAYAYGVMKVDSNWMITDFVEKPKDPPAMPNNPDMALASMGIYVFDADFLYDILESDARNPESKRDFGMDIIPSLVQKRQAHAHDFSLSCIRNEGMPDICYWRDVGTIDAYWEANMDIAAVQPQLDVYDTSWPIWTHQVQMPPAKYVQDINGTSSIVRNSVCSAGCIISGSSICQSVLFSATRVHSNCFLMDAVVLPSCVIHRGCRLTKVILDRGCEIPRGLIIGENAALDAKRFYRSEGGVTLVTREMLIKLREDEPQLFEGFDSYASQKSPIY, encoded by the coding sequence TTGGATAATCCACGTGACGTCGCTAGAGACACAATGGCCCTGGTATTAGCCGGCGGACGCGGCAGCAGACTTCGCATGCTCACAGATTACAGAGCAAAACCAGGCGTATTTTTCGGTGGAAAATTTAGAATTATAGATTTTGCCCTGTCAAACTGTGTAAACTCAGGTATCACCCGTATTGGTGTAGTAACTCAGTATAAATCACACAGCCTTTTACGTCATCTGCAGGCAGGTTGGTCATTCCTGCGCGGTCAGTTCAATGAGTTCATTGATCTGCTTCCAGCTCAGCAGCGTGTGGATGAGGAACACTGGTATCAGGGTACTGCCGATGCTGTTTTCCAGAACGTCGATATTATTAAAAATCACAGACCAAAATACATTGTAGTTCTTGCAGGTGACCACATCTACAAGATGGACTACACCGCCATGGTTATGGATCACATCCGTCACGGCAAGAGAGTGACAGTGGCCTGTATTCCAATTCCACGCAAGGATGCCTATGCCTACGGCGTTATGAAGGTTGACAGCAACTGGATGATCACAGACTTTGTTGAAAAGCCAAAAGATCCTCCTGCAATGCCAAACAATCCTGATATGGCCTTAGCCTCAATGGGTATCTATGTATTTGATGCAGACTTCCTGTATGACATCCTTGAGAGCGATGCCCGCAACCCAGAGTCCAAGCGTGATTTTGGTATGGATATTATTCCATCTCTGGTGCAGAAGCGTCAGGCCCATGCCCATGACTTCTCCTTATCATGCATCAGAAATGAAGGCATGCCAGATATCTGCTACTGGCGCGATGTAGGTACCATTGATGCCTACTGGGAAGCCAACATGGATATTGCAGCTGTACAGCCACAGCTTGACGTATATGATACCAGCTGGCCAATCTGGACCCATCAGGTACAGATGCCTCCTGCAAAATATGTACAGGACATCAATGGCACATCATCCATTGTACGTAACTCTGTATGTTCAGCAGGCTGTATCATCTCCGGCTCATCAATCTGCCAGTCAGTACTGTTCTCAGCCACACGTGTGCACTCAAACTGTTTCTTAATGGATGCTGTTGTACTGCCATCATGTGTTATCCACCGTGGCTGCCGTCTGACCAAGGTTATTTTAGATAGAGGCTGTGAGATTCCACGCGGACTTATTATCGGTGAAAATGCAGCACTTGATGCCAAGCGCTTCTACAGATCAGAAGGCGGAGTAACTCTCGTAACCCGCGAGATGTTAATCAAGCTGCGTGAGGATGAGCCACAGCTCTTTGAAGGCTTTGACTCATACGCAAGCCAGAAGTCACCTATTTACTAA